Within the Sulfitobacter sp. JL08 genome, the region ACACCGCGAACCCGCACATCGTGCGTTCCCAAAGCTGATCGAAGACTGGGACATCGAGCGGATCATAGGCGATTTTGCCGATGCTGCGGAACGCATGAAAGCCGGAGGAATGGACGGGATCGAATTGCAGGTCTATGGCCATCTGCTGGATCAGTTCTGGTCTCCGCTGACAAATGATCTGACCGGACCTTACGGTGCGGATACGCTGGAAAATCGCCTGCGCTTTCCCCTTGATGTGCTGGCTGCGATCCGCAAGCGGGTGGGCGATGAATTTATCGTTGGTTTTCGCTATACTGCGGATGAGGCCCAGAAAGGCGGGATCACACCGCAGGAAGGGATCGAGATTTCCAAGACGCTTGCCGCCACAGGCCAGCTTGATTTTCTCAACGTAATCCGGGGGCGTATTCATACCGACCCGGCGATGACCGATGTGATCCCGGTTCAGGGTATGCCAAGCGCGCCTCACCTTGATTTTGCGGGCGCAGTCCGCAAAGCAACCGGCATGCCGACCTTTCATGCCGCGCGTATCCCGGATGTCGCCACCGCGCGCCACGCCGTGCAATCGGGACAGCTTGACATGGTGGGCATGACGCGCGCGCACATGGCCGATCCGCATATCGTGAAAAAGATCATGGAAGGGCGCGAAGAAGACATCAGACCCTGCGTCGGCGCGACTTACTGCCTTGACCGGATCTATCAGGCAGGCGACGCACTTTGCATTCACAATGCGGCGACGGGGCGCGAGCTTTCGATGCCACATCAGATCGACCCCGCCCCCGTTGCGCGCAAAGTGGTGATCATCGGTGCCGGCCCCGCCGGGTTGGAGGCCGCCCGCGTGGCAGCCGAACGCGGACATGACGTGGTGGTGTTTGAGGCGCAGCCGGAACCCGGGGGGCAAATCCGCCTGACCGCGCAGAACCCGCGGCGGCGGGAAATGATCGGCATCATTGACTGGCGGATGGCGCAATGCGCCGCGCGCGATGTGGTTTTTCACTTCAACACCTGGGCCGAGGTCGAAGAGGTGCGCGCCGAAAAGCCTGATGTGGTGATCGTCGCGACAGGCGGCTTGCCCAATCTGGAGCTTTTCGAAACCGGGCGCGAGGCGGACCATATGATCTCTGCCTGGGATATCATTTCGGGCGATGTCAAACCGGCAGGCGACGTTCTGATTTACGATGAAAGCGGCGATCACCCGGCCCTGCAGGCCGCCGAGGTGGCAGCCGCCGCCGGCCTCAAGGTCGAGATCATGACGCCCGACCGCACGTTTTCGCCCGAAGTCATGGCGATGAACCTGGTGCCCTACATGCGCAGTTTGCAGGATAAAGACGTGGTCTTTACCGTGACCCGGCGGCTGACGGGCGTCGTTCGCAGGGGAAACAAGCTGACCGCGACAATCGGCACCGATTACAGCGATCACACCGAAACCCGGGACTATGACCAGATCGTCGTGAATTATGGTACCATGCCGCTGGACGAGCTTTACTTTGACCTCAAGCCTTTCAGCACCAACAAAGG harbors:
- a CDS encoding NADH:flavin oxidoreductase; translation: MSKDPLLQPFQLKHLTLKNRIMTTSHEPAYPEDGMPKDRYRAYHAERAKAGVALTMTAGSAAVSKDSPPVFNNILAYRDEVVPWIRNLTDACHAHDCAVMIQLTHLGRRTAWNKGDWLPSVSSSKHREPAHRAFPKLIEDWDIERIIGDFADAAERMKAGGMDGIELQVYGHLLDQFWSPLTNDLTGPYGADTLENRLRFPLDVLAAIRKRVGDEFIVGFRYTADEAQKGGITPQEGIEISKTLAATGQLDFLNVIRGRIHTDPAMTDVIPVQGMPSAPHLDFAGAVRKATGMPTFHAARIPDVATARHAVQSGQLDMVGMTRAHMADPHIVKKIMEGREEDIRPCVGATYCLDRIYQAGDALCIHNAATGRELSMPHQIDPAPVARKVVIIGAGPAGLEAARVAAERGHDVVVFEAQPEPGGQIRLTAQNPRRREMIGIIDWRMAQCAARDVVFHFNTWAEVEEVRAEKPDVVIVATGGLPNLELFETGREADHMISAWDIISGDVKPAGDVLIYDESGDHPALQAAEVAAAAGLKVEIMTPDRTFSPEVMAMNLVPYMRSLQDKDVVFTVTRRLTGVVRRGNKLTATIGTDYSDHTETRDYDQIVVNYGTMPLDELYFDLKPFSTNKGAVDHDALIAGEAQKTMRNPDGAFQLFRIGDAVSARNTHAAIYDALRLVKDI